The following proteins are co-located in the Streptosporangium brasiliense genome:
- a CDS encoding Zn-ribbon domain-containing OB-fold protein: MRPVTDRDSAEWWERVARHEFAVQECDSCGTLRFPARAYCHRCRTRRWHWRPIAPAGRVESWIVSHQPFLAGVTEPYVVVMVRLADAPECVMYGNWDWPEPPVAGGPVRAVFAVVDEELSLINWRPAE, encoded by the coding sequence CGCGACTCGGCGGAGTGGTGGGAGCGGGTCGCCCGGCACGAGTTCGCCGTCCAGGAGTGCGACTCCTGCGGCACGCTCCGCTTCCCGGCCCGGGCCTACTGCCACCGCTGCCGGACCCGCCGGTGGCACTGGCGGCCGATCGCCCCGGCCGGCCGCGTCGAAAGCTGGATCGTCAGCCACCAGCCCTTCCTCGCCGGGGTGACCGAGCCCTACGTCGTGGTGATGGTACGGCTGGCGGACGCGCCCGAATGCGTGATGTACGGCAACTGGGACTGGCCGGAGCCGCCGGTCGCGGGCGGGCCCGTCCGGGCGGTCTTCGCCGTGGTGGACGAGGAGCTGTCCCTGATCAACTGGCGGCCGGCGGAGTGA
- a CDS encoding GntR family transcriptional regulator encodes MARSTLYQLVASELRRTIYSGALGPGDQLPTEAELMLTHQVSRNTVRLALGELVNEGLVTRTPRRGTVVRERRPLLIHPQRELQPQPEETREAFAWAVSQEGREPSQEIEVSIVQPVEEIASRLELPDEELAVVRRRLRFVDGQPYNTNDSYFPLALVAGSEIARPGDIMRGANRVLEELGHPQVRVVDDIWARMPTSSEAERLQLQSGTPVVVYVRVGYDETDTAVRVAVSVLPADKHLIRYELESR; translated from the coding sequence ATGGCACGGTCAACGCTGTATCAGTTGGTGGCCTCCGAGCTTCGGAGGACCATCTACTCCGGTGCGCTCGGACCGGGAGATCAGCTGCCGACCGAAGCGGAGCTCATGCTGACCCACCAGGTCAGCCGTAACACCGTGCGGCTCGCCCTCGGTGAGCTGGTCAACGAGGGCCTGGTCACCCGCACCCCGCGCAGGGGCACCGTGGTCAGGGAGCGCCGCCCGCTGCTCATCCACCCCCAGCGAGAGCTCCAGCCGCAGCCCGAGGAGACCAGGGAGGCATTCGCCTGGGCGGTCTCCCAGGAGGGCCGCGAGCCCAGCCAGGAGATCGAGGTCTCGATCGTGCAGCCCGTCGAGGAGATCGCCAGCAGGCTGGAGCTGCCCGACGAGGAGCTCGCCGTGGTCCGCCGCAGGCTCCGGTTCGTGGACGGCCAGCCGTACAACACCAACGACTCCTACTTCCCCCTGGCGCTGGTCGCCGGCTCCGAGATCGCCCGTCCCGGCGACATCATGCGCGGCGCCAACCGGGTGCTGGAGGAGCTCGGCCACCCCCAGGTCCGCGTGGTGGACGACATCTGGGCGCGGATGCCCACCAGCTCGGAGGCCGAGCGGCTCCAGCTCCAGTCGGGGACGCCCGTGGTCGTCTACGTCCGGGTCGGATACGACGAGACCGACACCGCCGTACGTGTCGCCGTGTCGGTGCTCCCCGCCGACAAGCACCTGATCAGATACGAGCTGGAAAGCCGTTGA
- a CDS encoding GNAT family N-acetyltransferase, giving the protein MHSDTFHPTTARRLALRRATGTDLPGVLALLAETAGWLNRRGVRQWPAGGFPAERIAPLIEEGTMYLLDGEEGPAATLALDGHADPEFWAAEDGPESALYVHKLSVARAHSGRGLGEALLDWAGLRVLATGRRWLRLDCSKDNARLQDYYRGQRFAHLRTVDLPHRASGALFQRAGGLRGGAAGAALPFVDLRGSSVRQHV; this is encoded by the coding sequence ATGCACTCCGACACCTTCCACCCCACCACCGCACGCCGGCTCGCGCTGCGCAGGGCGACCGGGACCGACCTCCCGGGAGTGCTCGCGCTCCTCGCCGAGACGGCCGGCTGGCTGAACCGCCGCGGCGTGCGCCAGTGGCCCGCCGGAGGCTTCCCGGCCGAGCGCATCGCCCCGCTGATCGAGGAGGGGACCATGTATCTGCTGGACGGCGAGGAGGGGCCCGCCGCCACCCTCGCCCTGGACGGCCACGCCGACCCCGAGTTCTGGGCCGCCGAGGACGGCCCCGAGTCGGCGCTCTACGTCCACAAGCTGTCGGTGGCGCGGGCGCACTCCGGCCGCGGCCTGGGGGAGGCGCTGCTCGACTGGGCGGGCCTGCGGGTGCTGGCGACGGGCAGGCGTTGGCTCCGGCTTGACTGCTCCAAGGACAACGCGCGACTGCAGGACTACTATCGGGGCCAGCGTTTCGCCCACCTCCGCACGGTCGATCTGCCGCACCGCGCCTCGGGGGCGCTGTTCCAGCGCGCCGGAGGTCTGCGCGGCGGTGCCGCCGGTGCCGCGCTGCCCTTCGTCGACCTGCGTGGATCCTCCGTGAGGCAGCATGTCTGA
- a CDS encoding copper homeostasis protein CutC, translated as MTGSLLEVIALDVRDAVAAEEGGADRLEIVVDMASDGLTPAVETVAAISKECALPQMVMLRGEPSFLATPESLEGLRRDARALSEAGAAGFVFGFLDSAGAVDLAATEALIHAVAPLPWTFHRAVDHAADLQAGWRAVRLLPNLATVLTSGAPSGVADGLALLKTRCEAGDGPLIMAGGGLRPGHVPALLEYGVRAFHVGSAVRPSWSDPVDPHLVRRWRALID; from the coding sequence ATGACCGGATCCTTGCTTGAGGTGATCGCGCTCGACGTGCGTGACGCCGTCGCGGCGGAAGAAGGCGGTGCCGACCGCCTGGAGATCGTCGTCGACATGGCGTCGGACGGGCTCACCCCCGCGGTGGAGACGGTCGCGGCGATCTCCAAGGAGTGCGCGCTGCCGCAGATGGTGATGTTGCGCGGCGAGCCCTCGTTCCTGGCCACGCCCGAGTCGCTGGAGGGCCTGCGGCGCGATGCCAGGGCCCTCTCCGAGGCGGGCGCGGCCGGGTTCGTGTTCGGCTTCCTCGACTCCGCGGGGGCGGTCGACCTGGCCGCCACCGAGGCGCTCATCCACGCCGTCGCCCCGCTGCCCTGGACCTTCCACCGGGCGGTCGACCACGCGGCCGACCTCCAGGCGGGCTGGCGGGCCGTCCGGCTGCTGCCCAACCTCGCCACCGTCCTCACCTCGGGCGCGCCCAGCGGCGTGGCCGACGGACTGGCGCTGCTCAAGACCCGGTGCGAGGCCGGCGACGGCCCGCTGATCATGGCGGGTGGCGGGCTCCGGCCGGGTCACGTCCCGGCGCTGCTGGAGTACGGCGTGCGGGCCTTCCACGTCGGCAGCGCCGTGCGGCCGTCGTGGTCCGACCCGGTCGACCCGCACCTGGTCCGCCGGTGGCGCGCTCTGATCGACTGA
- a CDS encoding DUF6986 family protein — protein MRVTLADPSALIPGFEQTHREQSAAYPATAATVGWQPVHTVYVPADRFDAGTVAAWGEEAQDLLGRHLSRKDLARLFEMHEQTAKAVHEKVAAKLDREPIEDLRVDFEDGYGLRPGEEDGHVARAAEAVAALHAGGTLPRRWGLRVKSFADGDPVRSLRTLDGFLTGVIDRVGHLPGGFVVTFPKVLMRAYLGQFADCLEALERGLGLAGGTLRFEMQVEATQTVRFLDAGLVASLGGRLAAAHFGVFDYTASCSLPPHEQRLDHPACDHARHVMQTAFAGTGVELSDGSLAASPASDDRYVVRNLWWRHVALIRHSLSHGFYQGWDMHPSHLVSRYVAVYHFHLSRYEEYARRVRAWEEQREAGGGVMDEPATVRTMAAALRRADLALGTA, from the coding sequence ATGCGCGTCACACTCGCCGACCCGTCGGCCCTGATCCCCGGCTTCGAGCAGACCCACCGCGAGCAGTCGGCGGCCTATCCGGCGACGGCGGCGACGGTGGGATGGCAGCCGGTGCACACCGTCTACGTCCCCGCCGACCGGTTCGACGCGGGGACCGTGGCGGCGTGGGGTGAGGAGGCGCAGGACCTGCTCGGGCGGCACCTGTCCAGGAAGGACCTGGCCAGGCTCTTCGAGATGCACGAGCAGACCGCCAAGGCCGTGCACGAGAAGGTCGCCGCCAAGCTCGACCGGGAGCCGATCGAGGACCTGCGGGTGGACTTCGAGGACGGGTACGGCCTGCGTCCCGGGGAGGAGGACGGCCACGTCGCGCGGGCGGCGGAGGCCGTCGCGGCCCTGCACGCGGGCGGGACGCTCCCGCGCCGCTGGGGGCTGCGGGTGAAGTCGTTCGCCGACGGTGACCCGGTCCGGAGCCTGCGCACGCTGGACGGGTTCCTGACCGGGGTGATCGACCGGGTCGGGCACCTGCCGGGAGGGTTCGTGGTCACCTTCCCCAAGGTCCTGATGAGGGCCTACCTCGGCCAGTTCGCCGACTGCCTGGAGGCGCTGGAGCGGGGGCTCGGCCTCGCCGGGGGCACGCTCCGGTTCGAGATGCAGGTGGAGGCCACCCAGACGGTGCGCTTCCTCGACGCCGGCCTGGTCGCCTCGCTCGGGGGCCGGCTGGCCGCGGCACACTTCGGCGTCTTCGACTACACGGCGAGCTGCTCCCTGCCCCCGCACGAGCAGCGGCTGGACCATCCGGCCTGCGACCACGCCCGGCACGTCATGCAGACGGCCTTCGCCGGGACCGGGGTGGAGCTGTCGGACGGCTCGCTGGCCGCCTCGCCCGCCTCCGACGACAGATACGTCGTGCGGAACCTGTGGTGGCGGCACGTGGCGCTGATCAGGCACTCCCTGAGCCACGGCTTCTACCAGGGCTGGGACATGCACCCTTCGCACCTGGTCAGCCGCTACGTCGCGGTCTACCACTTCCATCTGTCGCGCTACGAGGAGTACGCGCGGCGGGTGCGCGCCTGGGAGGAGCAGCGCGAGGCGGGCGGCGGCGTGATGGACGAGCCCGCCACGGTCAGGACGATGGCCGCCGCACTCCGCCGCGCCGACCTGGCCCTCGGGACGGCCTGA
- a CDS encoding FAD-dependent oxidoreductase codes for MSLRVAIVGSGPAGIYTAEALMKQAPGAVEVDVLERLPTPYGLVRYGVAPDHTSIKSIAQYLRRVLELPSVRFLGGVELGKDVGVTDLLDCYDAVVYCTGAMVDRRMGIPGEDLPGSVAATDFVNWYCGHPDMPADRFVLDSPEVAVIGVGNVAVDVVRVLAKTAEELRATDVPDEVLSRLAGSQVKAIHMIGRRGPEHAKFTLKELRELGELTNADVCVRPEEAVADVTDLPRQVRGNVEVLQGWAARTPVGRPRRLDVRFWMRPVEILGESRVEALRLERTRLVDGRVVGTGEFETLPVGMVLRSVGYQSVPLPGVPFSEATMTVPNEAGRVRDREYVAGWLKRGPTGVIGTNKSDAAETVRTLLADLAGREPARRADLDDLLASRGVSPITYGHWLAIEEAEAALARTLGRGERVKLLGLAAMLTASGR; via the coding sequence GTGTCACTGCGAGTCGCGATCGTCGGATCAGGGCCTGCCGGGATCTACACGGCCGAGGCGCTGATGAAGCAGGCCCCCGGGGCCGTCGAGGTGGACGTGCTCGAACGGCTGCCCACGCCCTACGGCCTGGTGCGGTACGGCGTGGCCCCCGACCACACCTCGATCAAGTCGATCGCACAGTACCTGCGCCGGGTGCTGGAGCTGCCGTCCGTGCGGTTCCTGGGCGGCGTCGAGCTGGGCAAGGACGTCGGCGTCACGGACCTGCTGGACTGCTACGACGCCGTGGTCTACTGCACCGGCGCGATGGTGGACCGGCGGATGGGCATCCCCGGTGAGGACCTGCCCGGCAGCGTGGCCGCCACCGACTTCGTGAACTGGTACTGCGGCCACCCCGACATGCCCGCCGACCGCTTCGTCCTCGACAGCCCGGAGGTCGCGGTGATCGGCGTGGGCAACGTGGCGGTGGACGTGGTGCGCGTCCTCGCCAAGACCGCCGAGGAGCTGCGCGCCACGGACGTGCCCGACGAGGTGCTGTCCCGGCTGGCCGGCAGCCAGGTCAAGGCCATCCACATGATCGGCCGCCGGGGGCCCGAGCACGCCAAGTTCACCCTGAAGGAGCTCCGGGAGCTGGGCGAGCTGACCAACGCCGACGTGTGCGTGCGGCCCGAGGAGGCGGTGGCGGACGTCACGGACCTGCCGCGCCAGGTCCGGGGGAACGTCGAGGTGCTGCAGGGCTGGGCCGCCCGCACCCCGGTGGGCCGCCCCCGGAGGCTGGACGTGCGGTTCTGGATGCGCCCGGTGGAGATCCTCGGCGAGAGCCGGGTGGAGGCGCTCAGGCTCGAACGGACCCGGCTGGTGGACGGCCGCGTCGTGGGCACCGGTGAGTTCGAGACCCTCCCGGTCGGCATGGTCCTGCGCTCGGTCGGCTACCAGAGCGTGCCGCTGCCCGGCGTCCCCTTCTCCGAGGCCACCATGACCGTCCCGAACGAGGCCGGCCGGGTCCGTGACCGCGAGTACGTGGCCGGCTGGCTCAAGCGCGGCCCCACCGGCGTGATCGGCACCAACAAGTCCGACGCCGCGGAGACGGTCCGCACCCTGCTGGCCGACCTCGCCGGCCGCGAGCCGGCCCGCCGCGCCGACCTGGACGACCTCCTCGCCTCCCGGGGCGTCTCCCCCATCACCTACGGGCACTGGCTGGCCATCGAGGAGGCGGAGGCGGCCCTGGCCAGGACCCTGGGCCGCGGCGAGCGCGTCAAGCTCCTCGGTCTCGCCGCCATGCTCACCGCCTCCGGCCGATGA
- a CDS encoding AMP-binding protein, translating to MEVPGWGTIPRMLRDQASTHPSDIVVDDGEVRLSLADLRDRAGAVARGLIALGVRAGDRVAIWGPNDPGWVTSAFGVWDAGAVLVPLSARCRGIEAAGTLRGTGTSVLITGDGLDGTVFTDLLAGAAGGPDAGRPYAGLPELRQVIVPERVRRPGTVRPSQLLSDGSRVGRAEAEERALAVRPDDLCEIMSTSGSTGTPKGVMLEHGHTLRGYWDWAEIVTLRPGDRYPVIAPFAHGFGLNAGLLASVMRRAVMTPVRAFGPDLLMDLIRDRRITVLAGPPTLFHRLLEEPDLGEHSLRVAICGAASVPAELIRRLLERLGLERMINAYGLMEGTVVSMTRAEDPVEVVASSTGRPVPGMEVRIVDERGTEVPPGGRGEIVVRGYGVMRGYWNEPGRTAEVIRDGWLHTGDVGAFDPGGNLAVVDRKKELYIVGGFNVSPAEVEGLLLREGSLAQAAVVGVPDGRSGEAGWAFVVPRPGVAVDPAGIVAWARENMSDYKVPRRVVVVDALPVNANGKIDKRALRARAAPRAQA from the coding sequence ATGGAAGTACCCGGCTGGGGGACGATCCCCCGGATGCTCCGCGACCAGGCCAGCACCCACCCCTCCGACATCGTCGTGGACGACGGCGAGGTACGGCTGTCGCTCGCCGATCTGCGCGACCGGGCCGGCGCCGTCGCCCGGGGCCTGATCGCCCTGGGCGTGCGGGCCGGGGACCGGGTCGCGATCTGGGGCCCGAACGACCCGGGCTGGGTCACGAGCGCGTTCGGCGTCTGGGACGCCGGGGCGGTGCTCGTGCCGCTCTCGGCGCGCTGCAGGGGCATCGAGGCCGCCGGCACGCTGCGCGGGACCGGGACGAGCGTGCTGATCACCGGAGACGGCCTGGACGGCACGGTCTTCACCGACCTGCTGGCCGGCGCGGCGGGCGGGCCGGACGCCGGGCGGCCCTACGCCGGCCTGCCGGAGCTGCGGCAGGTGATCGTGCCGGAGCGGGTGCGACGCCCCGGGACGGTGCGGCCCTCCCAACTGCTCTCGGACGGGTCCCGGGTCGGCCGGGCCGAGGCGGAGGAGCGGGCGCTGGCCGTACGGCCGGACGACCTGTGCGAGATCATGTCCACCTCCGGCAGCACCGGGACGCCCAAGGGCGTCATGCTGGAACACGGCCACACGCTGCGCGGCTACTGGGACTGGGCGGAGATCGTCACCCTCCGCCCCGGCGACCGCTATCCGGTCATCGCGCCGTTCGCGCACGGTTTCGGGCTCAACGCGGGGCTGCTGGCCTCGGTGATGCGCCGGGCCGTGATGACTCCGGTCCGGGCGTTCGGCCCCGACCTGCTCATGGACCTGATCCGCGACAGGAGGATCACGGTCCTGGCCGGGCCGCCGACGCTGTTCCACCGGCTGCTGGAGGAGCCCGACCTCGGGGAGCACTCGCTCCGGGTGGCGATCTGCGGCGCGGCCTCGGTGCCCGCCGAGCTCATCCGCAGGCTGCTGGAGCGGCTCGGGCTGGAGCGCATGATCAACGCCTATGGGCTGATGGAGGGCACGGTCGTCTCCATGACCAGGGCGGAGGACCCCGTCGAGGTCGTCGCGTCGAGCACCGGCCGCCCGGTGCCGGGCATGGAGGTCAGGATCGTGGACGAGCGCGGCACCGAGGTCCCGCCCGGCGGGCGCGGTGAGATCGTCGTGCGGGGCTACGGGGTGATGCGCGGCTACTGGAACGAGCCGGGCAGGACCGCCGAGGTGATCAGGGACGGCTGGCTCCACACCGGTGACGTCGGCGCCTTCGATCCCGGCGGCAACCTCGCGGTCGTGGACCGCAAGAAGGAGCTGTACATCGTCGGCGGGTTCAACGTCTCCCCCGCCGAGGTGGAGGGCCTGCTGCTGCGGGAGGGCTCGCTGGCCCAGGCGGCGGTGGTCGGGGTGCCGGACGGGAGGTCGGGCGAGGCCGGGTGGGCGTTCGTGGTCCCCCGGCCGGGCGTCGCCGTCGATCCGGCCGGGATCGTCGCGTGGGCCAGGGAGAACATGTCCGACTACAAGGTGCCCAGGCGGGTGGTCGTGGTGGACGCCCTGCCGGTCAACGCCAACGGGAAGATCGACAAGCGGGCCCTGCGCGCCCGGGCGGCCCCCCGGGCGCAGGCGTGA
- a CDS encoding LLM class flavin-dependent oxidoreductase: MTSLRISLGYELEVRGRSREVEQQAFQNVIEQVVLGDRLGFDTAWFVEHHFTRGFSHSSAPDLVLAAISQRTERIHLGLGVVLLPFQSPIRTAERVATLDVISGGRVEFGTGRGASPLEYQAFRKPFEKSRQIWEESLEATLAIWRADGEPVSRSGEFFEIPDVAVYPRPAQVPHPPVWVASTSLEGYLAAAKHGYNLLGMTMLKGIDDVADDIARYRQCLADNGFDPDSRRVALMIPWYVAETRARAFEIAADPVLWYIRRQVNLVTPPDYYDARHATHKVLGQLAAGMPSEEAMATLREHHMVVVDDVEGSRKAAARIAEAGATDLILQAQVGGLAHEHVCESMRLFMTEVAR; this comes from the coding sequence ATGACGTCCCTACGGATCAGCCTGGGATATGAGCTGGAGGTCCGCGGGCGCTCCCGCGAGGTCGAGCAACAGGCGTTCCAGAACGTGATCGAGCAGGTGGTGCTCGGCGACCGGCTGGGCTTCGACACCGCGTGGTTCGTGGAGCACCACTTCACCCGCGGCTTCTCCCACTCCTCGGCCCCCGACCTGGTGCTGGCCGCCATCTCCCAGCGCACCGAGCGCATCCATCTGGGCCTGGGCGTGGTGCTGCTGCCCTTCCAGTCCCCCATCCGCACGGCGGAGCGGGTCGCGACCCTCGACGTCATCTCCGGCGGCCGGGTCGAGTTCGGCACGGGCCGGGGCGCCTCCCCGCTGGAGTACCAGGCGTTCCGGAAGCCGTTCGAGAAGTCCCGGCAGATCTGGGAGGAATCCCTGGAGGCGACCCTCGCCATCTGGAGGGCCGACGGGGAGCCGGTCAGCCGCTCCGGCGAGTTCTTCGAGATCCCCGACGTCGCGGTCTACCCGCGCCCCGCCCAGGTGCCGCACCCTCCCGTGTGGGTGGCCTCCACCTCGCTGGAGGGATATCTGGCCGCCGCCAAGCACGGCTACAACCTGCTCGGCATGACGATGCTGAAGGGGATCGACGACGTCGCCGACGACATCGCCCGCTACCGGCAGTGCCTGGCCGACAACGGCTTCGACCCCGACAGCCGCCGGGTCGCGCTGATGATCCCCTGGTACGTCGCGGAGACCCGCGCGCGGGCGTTCGAGATCGCCGCCGACCCGGTGCTGTGGTACATCCGGCGCCAGGTCAACCTGGTCACGCCGCCCGACTACTACGACGCCCGGCACGCCACGCACAAGGTCCTCGGCCAGCTCGCGGCCGGGATGCCGTCGGAGGAGGCGATGGCCACGCTCCGCGAGCACCACATGGTCGTGGTGGACGACGTGGAGGGCTCGCGCAAGGCGGCGGCCCGCATCGCCGAGGCCGGGGCCACCGACCTGATCCTCCAGGCCCAGGTCGGGGGGCTCGCCCACGAGCACGTCTGCGAGTCGATGCGGCTGTTCATGACCGAGGTGGCCAGATGA
- a CDS encoding acyl-CoA dehydrogenase family protein produces the protein MSLTQEQSELREAVRSFLVERPGAPWSRFAAELGVAGLAVPEEYGGAGCGMAEVAVVCEELGRVLAPYPYLSTAVLAAEAIRTAGDRCAMARLLPGMADGSITATVLFPDDADLTFSDGKLTGTARYALDAEVVLAYVDGELIEAVPSSRTPHTTLDQTRPLTTLVFDAVPAVRVGDGAACGRVRDLGITGLAAEQVGGAARCLETALAHARQRHQFGRPIGSFQAVKHKLADLLLLVESARSAAQAAARASGDDLPVQAAIAGSYCTEAYLTAAGENIQIHGGTGVTWEHSAHRHFKRATADAQLFGPPQAHRGRLAAAAGL, from the coding sequence ATGAGCCTGACCCAAGAGCAGTCCGAACTCCGCGAGGCCGTCCGGTCCTTCCTCGTCGAACGGCCCGGAGCCCCCTGGAGCCGGTTCGCCGCCGAACTCGGCGTGGCGGGCCTGGCCGTCCCCGAGGAATATGGCGGGGCGGGGTGCGGGATGGCGGAGGTCGCCGTCGTCTGCGAGGAACTGGGCCGCGTCCTGGCGCCCTACCCCTATCTGTCAACCGCGGTGCTGGCCGCCGAGGCGATCAGGACCGCCGGGGACCGCTGCGCCATGGCCCGGCTGCTGCCGGGCATGGCGGATGGCTCAATCACCGCAACTGTGCTGTTCCCCGATGACGCGGATCTAACCTTCAGTGACGGAAAGCTCACCGGGACCGCCCGTTACGCGCTGGACGCCGAGGTGGTGCTCGCCTATGTCGACGGCGAGCTGATCGAGGCCGTCCCCTCCTCCCGGACGCCGCACACCACCCTGGACCAGACCCGTCCGCTCACCACGCTCGTCTTCGACGCCGTCCCGGCCGTGCGGGTGGGCGACGGCGCGGCCTGCGGCCGGGTCCGGGACCTGGGGATCACCGGCCTCGCCGCCGAGCAGGTGGGCGGCGCCGCCCGCTGCCTGGAGACGGCCCTGGCCCACGCGAGGCAGCGCCACCAGTTCGGCCGCCCCATCGGCTCCTTCCAGGCCGTCAAGCACAAACTCGCCGACCTGCTCCTGCTCGTCGAGTCCGCCCGCTCCGCCGCGCAGGCGGCCGCCCGGGCCTCCGGGGACGACCTCCCCGTCCAGGCGGCCATCGCCGGCTCCTACTGCACGGAGGCGTATCTGACCGCCGCGGGCGAGAACATCCAGATCCACGGCGGCACCGGTGTCACCTGGGAGCACTCCGCCCACCGCCACTTCAAGCGCGCCACCGCCGACGCCCAGCTCTTCGGCCCCCCGCAGGCGCACCGCGGCCGGCTGGCCGCGGCCGCCGGCCTCTGA
- a CDS encoding proline--tRNA ligase → MLLRMSSLFLRTLRDDPADAEVPSHKLLVRAGYVRRVAPGIYSWLPLGKMVLENVTRIVREEMDRMGGQEVLFPALLPRDYYEATGRWTEYGDTLFRLKDRKGADYLLGPTHEEMFTDMVKGEYSSYKDYPVTLYQIQTKYRDEARPRAGILRGREFVMKDSYSFDLDDDGLKRSYEQHRETYIRTFDRLGINYKICFATSGAMGGSASEEFLAPAPTGEDTFVACHRCGYAANAEAVTTPAPAAITGERPALRVLDTPDTPTIESLVNHVNEHHGLGITAAETLKNVVVKVATPGSGKTETLVIGVPGDREVDFKRLEASLAPGEPAIFEAEDFAKHPGLVRGYIGPQVLKDLGIRYLVDPRVVDGSAWVTGANEPGRHAAGVVAGRDFVADGTIEAAEVRAGDACPVCGSGLSIDRGIEIGHIFQLGRKYADAAKLDALGPDGKPIRVTMGSYGVGVSRAVAVLAEQRHDELGLVWPREVAPVDVHVVGTGKDNQIEVASQLAEELQARGLRVLVDDRPGVSPGVKFKDAELLGMPTILVVGRGLAQGVVELRDRATGVKEEIPVAEAAERVLAACRG, encoded by the coding sequence GTGCTGCTGCGAATGTCGTCGTTGTTTCTTCGAACGCTGAGGGACGACCCGGCAGACGCGGAAGTCCCGAGCCACAAGCTGCTCGTCCGCGCCGGTTATGTCCGTCGTGTCGCACCCGGCATCTACTCCTGGCTGCCGCTCGGCAAGATGGTCCTGGAGAACGTCACGCGCATCGTGCGCGAGGAGATGGACCGCATGGGCGGCCAGGAGGTGCTCTTCCCCGCCCTCCTGCCCCGCGACTACTACGAGGCGACCGGCCGCTGGACGGAATACGGCGACACGCTCTTCCGCCTCAAGGACCGCAAGGGCGCCGACTACCTGCTCGGCCCCACCCACGAGGAGATGTTCACCGACATGGTCAAGGGGGAATACTCCTCCTACAAGGACTACCCGGTGACGCTCTACCAGATCCAGACGAAATACCGCGACGAGGCCCGCCCCCGGGCCGGCATCCTGCGCGGCCGCGAGTTCGTCATGAAGGACTCCTACTCCTTCGACCTGGACGACGACGGTCTCAAGCGCTCCTACGAGCAGCACCGCGAGACCTACATCAGGACCTTCGACCGCCTGGGCATCAACTACAAGATCTGCTTCGCCACCTCCGGCGCGATGGGCGGCTCCGCCTCCGAGGAGTTCCTCGCGCCCGCCCCGACGGGCGAGGACACCTTCGTCGCCTGCCACCGGTGCGGCTACGCCGCCAACGCCGAGGCGGTCACCACCCCCGCCCCCGCGGCGATCACCGGGGAGCGGCCGGCCCTGCGGGTCCTCGACACCCCCGACACCCCGACCATCGAGTCGCTGGTCAACCACGTCAACGAGCACCACGGCCTGGGCATCACCGCCGCCGAGACGCTCAAGAACGTCGTGGTCAAGGTCGCGACCCCCGGTTCCGGCAAGACCGAGACGCTGGTCATCGGCGTGCCGGGCGACCGCGAGGTCGACTTCAAGCGGCTGGAGGCCTCGCTGGCCCCCGGTGAGCCCGCCATCTTCGAGGCCGAGGACTTCGCCAAGCACCCCGGGCTGGTCCGCGGCTACATCGGCCCGCAGGTGCTCAAGGACCTCGGCATCCGCTACCTCGTCGACCCCCGCGTGGTCGACGGCAGCGCCTGGGTGACGGGTGCCAACGAGCCCGGCAGGCACGCCGCCGGCGTGGTCGCCGGCCGTGACTTCGTCGCCGACGGCACGATCGAGGCGGCCGAGGTCCGCGCCGGCGACGCCTGCCCGGTCTGCGGTTCCGGCCTCTCCATCGACCGGGGCATCGAGATCGGCCACATCTTCCAGCTCGGCCGCAAATACGCCGACGCCGCGAAGCTGGACGCCCTGGGCCCCGACGGCAAGCCGATCCGCGTCACCATGGGTTCCTACGGCGTCGGCGTCTCCCGCGCCGTGGCCGTGCTGGCCGAGCAGAGGCACGACGAGCTCGGCCTGGTCTGGCCCCGTGAGGTCGCCCCGGTGGACGTCCACGTCGTGGGCACCGGCAAGGACAACCAGATCGAGGTCGCCTCCCAGCTCGCCGAGGAGCTCCAGGCCCGTGGCCTGCGCGTGCTGGTGGACGACCGCCCCGGGGTCTCCCCGGGCGTGAAGTTCAAGGACGCCGAGCTGCTCGGCATGCCCACGATCCTGGTCGTCGGCCGGGGCCTCGCCCAGGGCGTCGTCGAGCTGCGCGACCGCGCCACCGGCGTCAAGGAGGAGATCCCCGTCGCCGAGGCCGCCGAGCGGGTCCTGGCCGCCTGCCGCGGCTGA